A window of the Amycolatopsis solani genome harbors these coding sequences:
- a CDS encoding small ribosomal subunit Rsm22 family protein, producing MAVLPDDLSSALDEELARHPVARLTQSVDRLSARYRRGDAATSPILTSEADVAAYAGYRMPATYAAVHAVLAEAASRAPGFEPRTQIDVGGGTGAAVWAAAAVWPSLAECTVLEQVAGAIGLGKRLAGGAGLAAVRDAQWRRGFVDPAAPPPEADLVTLSYVLGELPDATRPDVVRWLAAKAGAVALIEPGTPAGYERIRAARAELIELGLHVVAPCPHDAACPITPGEDWCHFAARLPRSGLHRRLKAGTLGFEDEKFAYVVAARFTPERPDARIIRHPKKHKGWVALDLCTEDGLKPGVAVSKKQGPRYRAARDAEWGDGWSAN from the coding sequence GTGGCGGTACTCCCCGACGACCTCTCCTCCGCGCTCGACGAAGAGCTGGCCAGGCACCCCGTGGCCCGGCTGACGCAGTCCGTCGACCGGCTCAGCGCGCGCTACCGCCGAGGTGACGCGGCGACTTCCCCGATCCTGACCTCCGAAGCCGACGTCGCCGCGTACGCCGGCTACCGGATGCCGGCCACCTACGCCGCCGTCCACGCGGTGCTCGCCGAAGCGGCTTCGCGTGCTCCCGGCTTCGAGCCGCGTACGCAGATCGACGTCGGCGGGGGCACCGGCGCGGCGGTGTGGGCGGCCGCGGCGGTGTGGCCGTCGCTCGCGGAGTGCACCGTGCTGGAGCAGGTCGCCGGCGCGATCGGGCTCGGCAAGCGGCTGGCCGGCGGGGCCGGGCTCGCCGCGGTGCGGGACGCGCAGTGGCGGCGCGGGTTCGTCGACCCGGCCGCCCCGCCGCCGGAAGCGGACCTCGTCACGCTCTCCTACGTGCTGGGCGAGCTCCCCGACGCCACCCGCCCCGACGTCGTGCGCTGGCTGGCGGCGAAGGCCGGGGCGGTCGCGCTGATCGAGCCGGGCACCCCGGCGGGCTACGAGCGGATCCGCGCCGCCCGCGCCGAGCTGATCGAGCTCGGCCTGCACGTCGTCGCGCCCTGCCCGCACGACGCGGCCTGCCCGATCACCCCCGGCGAGGACTGGTGCCACTTCGCCGCGCGCCTCCCCCGCTCGGGCCTGCACCGGCGGCTGAAGGCGGGCACGCTCGGCTTCGAGGACGAGAAGTTCGCCTACGTCGTCGCGGCCCGGTTCACCCCGGAGCGGCCGGACGCGCGGATCATCCGGCACCCGAAGAAGCACAAGGGCTGGGTCGCGCTCGACCTGTGCACCGAGGACGGCTTGAAGCCGGGCGTCGCCGTCTCGAAGAAGCAGGGCCCGCGGTACCGCGCGGCCCGGGACGCGGAGTGGGGCGACGGCTGGTCGGCGAACTGA
- a CDS encoding L-lactate permease: protein MTWIQDYQPAGGLWVSALLAALPIVVLLVALGVVRFSAHLSAALALVTALGVALLLYRMPAALAFDSAAMGVLFGVWSVAWIAFHAVYFHNVTVATGRFDSIKRVLAGFSEDRRLQALLIAFAFGALLEGVAGGGSPIAITAAMMAALGFPPVKAVVLALLANTAPVAFGGLGNPLIVLGRLTAPIMHLKQDQATELFSAMVGRQVPVLALIIPAFLVVVLAGWKRMLEVWPAVLTAGIAFAAMQFVASNYISASLVDVLAALTAMAALWVLTRFWQPATVWRFEGEESAVKSLGAAQAGRGALYAWMPYVILILAIFLSRIGTIFKNLPGWLDLTKLLHKADWIFAWPGLHNHVVQHPPITAKNAPYAATFTVDFLFSPGTVALIAAVVAGFAMGARPALLLKTYRSTLVQMRWALATIFMILAIAFVMNYSGATQTLGLALATTGAVFPLFSAYIGWLGVFLTGSDASTNSLFGPMQVISAQQLNLNPILAGATNTSGGVMGKMISPQNLSIGATAIGQSGKEGSLLRQTFLWSLLLTAVVGVISLLQATILTAMIPSP from the coding sequence GTGACCTGGATCCAGGACTACCAGCCCGCGGGCGGGCTGTGGGTGTCCGCGCTGCTCGCCGCGCTGCCGATCGTCGTGCTGCTCGTCGCGCTCGGGGTTGTGCGCTTCTCCGCGCACCTTTCGGCGGCGCTCGCGCTGGTCACCGCGCTCGGGGTGGCCCTGTTGCTGTACCGGATGCCTGCCGCGCTGGCGTTCGACTCCGCGGCGATGGGCGTTTTGTTCGGGGTGTGGTCGGTGGCCTGGATCGCGTTCCACGCCGTGTACTTCCACAACGTCACCGTGGCGACCGGCCGGTTCGACAGCATCAAGCGCGTGCTCGCCGGGTTCAGCGAAGACCGGCGGCTCCAGGCGCTGCTGATCGCCTTCGCGTTCGGCGCGCTGCTCGAAGGCGTCGCGGGTGGCGGGTCGCCGATCGCGATCACCGCCGCGATGATGGCCGCGCTCGGGTTTCCGCCGGTGAAGGCCGTCGTGCTGGCGTTGCTGGCGAACACCGCGCCGGTCGCGTTCGGTGGGCTCGGCAACCCGCTGATCGTGCTCGGGCGGCTGACCGCGCCGATCATGCACCTCAAGCAGGACCAGGCGACCGAGCTGTTCTCGGCGATGGTCGGGCGGCAGGTTCCGGTGCTGGCGCTGATCATCCCCGCGTTCCTGGTCGTGGTGCTGGCCGGCTGGAAGCGCATGCTCGAGGTGTGGCCCGCCGTGCTGACCGCCGGGATCGCGTTCGCGGCCATGCAGTTCGTCGCGTCCAACTACATCAGCGCCAGCCTGGTCGACGTCCTCGCCGCGCTCACCGCGATGGCCGCGCTGTGGGTGCTGACGCGGTTCTGGCAGCCCGCGACCGTGTGGCGGTTCGAGGGCGAAGAAAGCGCTGTCAAGAGTCTCGGCGCGGCGCAGGCCGGGCGCGGCGCGCTCTACGCGTGGATGCCCTACGTCATCCTGATCCTGGCCATCTTCCTGTCCCGGATCGGCACGATCTTCAAGAACCTCCCCGGCTGGCTGGACCTCACGAAGCTGCTGCACAAGGCGGACTGGATCTTCGCGTGGCCGGGGCTGCACAACCACGTCGTCCAGCACCCGCCGATCACGGCGAAGAACGCGCCCTACGCGGCGACGTTCACGGTGGACTTCCTGTTCTCGCCGGGCACGGTCGCGCTGATCGCCGCGGTCGTCGCCGGCTTCGCGATGGGCGCGCGGCCGGCGTTGCTGCTCAAGACGTACCGGTCGACGCTGGTCCAGATGCGCTGGGCGCTCGCGACGATCTTCATGATCCTGGCCATCGCCTTCGTGATGAACTACTCGGGCGCGACGCAGACGCTGGGCCTCGCACTGGCCACGACCGGCGCGGTTTTCCCGCTGTTCTCGGCCTACATCGGCTGGCTGGGCGTGTTCCTGACCGGCTCGGACGCGTCGACGAACAGCCTGTTCGGCCCGATGCAGGTGATCTCGGCCCAGCAGCTGAACCTGAACCCGATCCTCGCGGGCGCGACCAACACCTCCGGCGGCGTGATGGGCAAGATGATCTCGCCGCAGAACCTGTCGATCGGCGCGACGGCGATCGGCCAGAGCGGCAAGGAGGGCTCGCTGCTGCGGCAGACGTTCCTGTGGTCCCTGCTGCTGACGGCGGTGGTCGGCGTGATTTCCCTCCTGCAGGCGACGATCCTGACGGCGATGATCCCGTCGCCCTAG
- a CDS encoding DUF4232 domain-containing protein gives MKRAGTALIIGGLAAGGLLLAGGAANAMPSDHPCGASDVTVTVAPDPSNAAGHEAYVLTYTAASPATNCKLEGAPTAVGFLAGGQRLPIAVTTDASEAVPVNLREGHPAVSRIVQRSAAAPSAADFVTFDLPTGPYGQPVSVAWPAGAPVKGDTVQVTPVGN, from the coding sequence ATGAAGCGAGCTGGTACCGCGCTGATCATCGGGGGTCTGGCGGCCGGTGGGCTGCTGCTGGCCGGTGGGGCGGCGAACGCCATGCCGAGCGACCACCCGTGCGGCGCGTCGGACGTCACCGTGACCGTGGCCCCGGACCCGTCGAACGCGGCCGGGCACGAGGCATACGTGCTCACCTACACGGCGGCGTCGCCGGCCACGAACTGCAAGCTCGAGGGCGCGCCGACCGCGGTGGGCTTCCTGGCCGGCGGGCAGCGGCTGCCGATCGCGGTGACGACGGACGCTTCCGAAGCGGTCCCGGTGAACCTGCGCGAGGGGCACCCGGCGGTGTCCCGGATCGTGCAGCGCTCGGCCGCGGCGCCGTCGGCCGCCGACTTCGTCACGTTCGACCTGCCGACCGGGCCGTACGGCCAGCCGGTGAGCGTCGCCTGGCCGGCGGGGGCGCCGGTCAAGGGCGACACCGTCCAGGTCACGCCGGTCGGCAACTGA
- a CDS encoding DUF4232 domain-containing protein: MKRVLMGIGTAAGALVLAACGTSAAAPAPAPAGSGSGSGSAAAPAGGGVAAASTATPRCTTADLEVLLGKPAEKNDAPGQYDIPLTYRNTTNHTCGLYGVPGVDLVGPDEPTFGPVYHLPRVDNGVKYNEVTAGTTASATITVVKPAAGEPAWTPSKLNTIPPGSTQPLTADWPADLPVLRQDAATHPGSYVNGILADPA; this comes from the coding sequence ATGAAGCGCGTCCTGATGGGGATCGGCACGGCGGCGGGGGCCCTCGTGCTGGCGGCCTGCGGCACGTCCGCGGCGGCTCCGGCGCCCGCTCCCGCGGGTTCCGGCTCGGGCTCGGGCTCCGCGGCGGCTCCGGCCGGCGGCGGCGTGGCCGCGGCGTCGACCGCGACGCCCCGGTGCACGACGGCCGACCTGGAGGTCCTGCTGGGCAAGCCGGCCGAGAAGAACGACGCGCCGGGCCAGTACGACATCCCGCTGACGTACCGGAACACGACGAACCACACGTGCGGCCTGTACGGCGTCCCGGGCGTCGACCTGGTCGGCCCGGACGAGCCGACGTTCGGCCCGGTGTACCACCTGCCGCGCGTCGACAACGGCGTGAAGTACAACGAGGTCACCGCGGGGACGACGGCCTCGGCGACGATCACGGTGGTGAAGCCGGCGGCCGGCGAGCCGGCCTGGACGCCGTCGAAGCTGAACACGATCCCGCCGGGGTCGACCCAGCCGCTGACCGCGGACTGGCCGGCCGACCTCCCGGTCCTGCGCCAGGACGCGGCCACCCACCCTGGCTCGTACGTGAACGGGATCCTCGCCGACCCGGCCTGA
- a CDS encoding HD domain-containing protein, whose product MTSEALASFGYELGLLKRIRRSGWWHAGVRDPESVGEHSLRAAQLAALIAAEEGASPERAAFLALWHDTQETRTGDLPLTAVEYLRKPEPREITADQTAALPPRSRALVREAVDEYESRASAESLCAKDADKLEMLLQALEYRDVGVRPVDEWIASATKGLKTETARKIAEAALTLSPLSWRGR is encoded by the coding sequence ATGACGTCTGAAGCGCTGGCCTCGTTCGGCTACGAACTCGGCCTCCTGAAACGGATCCGGCGGTCGGGCTGGTGGCACGCGGGCGTCCGCGACCCGGAGTCGGTCGGCGAGCACAGCCTCCGCGCGGCCCAGCTGGCGGCGCTGATCGCGGCGGAGGAGGGCGCGTCCCCCGAACGGGCGGCGTTCCTGGCGCTGTGGCACGACACGCAGGAGACGCGGACGGGCGACCTCCCGCTGACGGCGGTGGAGTACCTGCGCAAGCCGGAACCCCGGGAAATCACGGCGGACCAGACGGCCGCGCTGCCGCCGCGGTCCCGCGCGCTGGTGCGCGAGGCGGTGGACGAGTACGAGAGCCGCGCTTCGGCGGAGTCGTTGTGCGCGAAGGACGCGGACAAGCTGGAGATGCTGCTGCAGGCGCTGGAGTACCGCGACGTCGGCGTGCGCCCGGTCGACGAGTGGATCGCGTCGGCGACGAAGGGCCTCAAAACCGAAACGGCGAGGAAGATCGCGGAGGCGGCGTTGACGTTGTCGCCGCTCTCGTGGCGGGGCCGCTAG
- a CDS encoding RNA polymerase sigma factor → MTVADTRSTVEAVWRIESPRLIAGLARMARGDVGLAEELAQDALVAALEQWPESGVPRNPGAWLMTIAKRRAVDQFRRNERYAEKLEEVGRDQQLGEGVLPDFDAALDDHIEDDVLRLLFVACHPVLNTQARVALTLRMLGGLTTDEIARAFLVRESTIAQRIVRAKKALTAAKVPFEVPEGDERVARLSSVLEVLYLVFNEGYSATRGDDWMRPALCEEAMRLGRVLAALMPGESEVHGLVALMELQASRAKARTKPDGEPVLLLDQDRSRWDRFLIQHGLAALALSEQIAEGAYGPYSAQAAIAACHARARTPEETDWARIAALYEGLGKLQPSPVIELNRGVAVAMAYGPDAGLAVVDAVASDAALKDYHLLPSVRGDLLEKLGRLEEAEREFRRAAEMTENARERELLLNRAKAVSG, encoded by the coding sequence GTGACGGTTGCGGACACCCGGAGCACGGTCGAAGCGGTCTGGCGCATCGAGTCGCCGCGGCTCATCGCGGGCCTGGCCCGGATGGCCCGTGGCGACGTCGGTCTCGCCGAAGAGCTGGCGCAGGACGCGCTGGTCGCGGCGCTCGAGCAGTGGCCGGAGTCCGGGGTGCCGCGCAACCCCGGCGCGTGGCTGATGACCATCGCCAAGCGCCGCGCGGTCGACCAGTTCCGCCGCAACGAGCGGTACGCGGAGAAGCTCGAGGAGGTCGGCCGCGACCAGCAGCTCGGCGAGGGCGTGCTGCCGGACTTCGACGCGGCCCTCGACGACCACATCGAGGACGACGTCCTGCGCCTGCTGTTCGTCGCCTGCCACCCGGTGCTGAACACCCAGGCCAGGGTCGCGCTGACGCTGCGCATGCTCGGCGGCCTGACGACCGACGAGATCGCGCGCGCGTTCCTGGTCCGCGAATCGACGATCGCCCAGCGGATCGTCCGGGCGAAGAAGGCGCTGACGGCGGCGAAGGTGCCGTTCGAGGTCCCGGAGGGCGACGAGCGCGTCGCCCGGCTGTCGTCCGTGCTCGAGGTCCTCTACCTGGTGTTCAACGAGGGCTATTCGGCCACCCGCGGCGACGACTGGATGCGCCCGGCGCTGTGCGAGGAGGCGATGCGCCTCGGCCGCGTGCTCGCCGCGCTGATGCCGGGCGAGTCGGAGGTCCACGGCCTGGTCGCGCTGATGGAACTGCAGGCGTCGCGCGCGAAGGCCCGCACCAAGCCGGACGGCGAGCCGGTGCTGTTGCTGGACCAGGACCGCTCCCGCTGGGACCGCTTCCTGATCCAGCACGGCTTGGCCGCGCTGGCGCTTTCGGAGCAGATCGCCGAAGGGGCGTACGGGCCGTACTCGGCGCAGGCGGCGATCGCGGCCTGCCACGCCCGCGCCCGGACCCCGGAGGAGACGGACTGGGCGCGGATCGCGGCGTTGTACGAAGGTCTCGGCAAGCTCCAGCCGTCGCCGGTGATCGAGCTGAACCGCGGGGTCGCGGTGGCGATGGCGTACGGGCCGGATGCGGGCCTCGCGGTGGTGGACGCAGTGGCGTCCGACGCGGCGCTGAAGGACTACCACCTGCTGCCCAGCGTCCGGGGCGACCTGCTGGAGAAGCTCGGCCGGCTGGAGGAGGCGGAGCGCGAGTTCCGGCGCGCGGCGGAGATGACGGAGAACGCCCGCGAGCGCGAGCTGCTCCTCAACCGCGCGAAGGCCGTCAGCGGCTAG
- a CDS encoding CHAT domain-containing protein produces MRDLHRRAVAATNNGQPVVGGRLIRSAARLLGLPATAPPPGWAAWPDLATRVLGTYAAVETALGNSARGLALLDEADVLVSDAGRGILRQQRGLVFILIGRMDEALTCFDEAIPLLRQAGEFVVLARTLLNRAMLHQYAGRVRLALADLDQCEQIGAGQPEEEGLARIFAKAAHGRGQARVLTGDIPGALRDFDAASGFYAEQSVGMLPVLAVDKARALLAAGLPQEAAAELDAALEQFPRLRMNQEHAEAELTRALAALASGDPATARSWAGRAERRFRRRGNETWAAVAQLTALRADFAAGRRIARVAAEATALAGRLTGLGLRNDAEIAALLAARARIALGDLDGARAGIAPRDRRAAPLENRLVRRLALAELGAATGHRRVTFANARAGLAQLQRHRSRFGSVDLQTATTSLGKELADAGLAAALAQRSPGVVFRWLDRSRAQAFRFRPVRPPAHPETVDAVAELRYLSMQIRAGELAGKPDAQAVKRCAALEREIRAKGWQAEGTDEDHPEAKLREIGDELAGTGSAMVCFLDDHGALCAQVIANHRVALIELGPASAVAEPVARLHSDLDALCGRQLPPQLDRVIRRSVRTQVIALDAILLAPLAARLGDLDVVVVPTGALSAIPWGLLPTLRGRPVTVTPSSSAWLDAGRRPRRAGGAPLLVAGSDLTHAETEISSLAPLYPEAEVLTGPDATVAATLKAFDGCRLAHFAAHGHHEQENVLFSRLNLADGPLMAYDVQQLATAPEQVVLSSCDVGQAVVRAGDEVLGFTAALLYGGSRTVVSSVARVDDRTAGGVMLAFHTALAAGTPPARALADAATAEPLMPFVCFGRS; encoded by the coding sequence CTCGGCAACAGTGCGCGCGGGCTCGCGCTGCTCGACGAGGCCGACGTCCTCGTCTCCGACGCCGGGCGCGGGATCCTGCGGCAGCAACGGGGTCTGGTGTTCATCCTCATCGGACGGATGGACGAAGCCCTCACCTGTTTCGACGAGGCCATCCCGCTGCTGCGGCAGGCGGGCGAGTTCGTCGTGCTCGCCCGGACGCTGCTCAACCGCGCCATGCTGCACCAGTACGCCGGCCGCGTGCGGCTCGCGCTCGCCGATCTCGACCAGTGCGAGCAGATCGGGGCCGGCCAGCCCGAAGAAGAAGGCCTGGCCCGGATCTTCGCGAAAGCCGCGCACGGCCGTGGGCAGGCGCGGGTGCTGACCGGGGACATCCCGGGCGCGCTGCGCGACTTCGACGCGGCGAGCGGGTTCTACGCCGAGCAGAGCGTCGGGATGCTGCCCGTGCTGGCCGTCGACAAGGCGCGGGCGCTGCTCGCCGCCGGGCTGCCGCAGGAAGCCGCCGCCGAACTGGACGCCGCCCTCGAGCAGTTCCCGCGGCTGCGGATGAACCAGGAGCACGCCGAAGCCGAACTCACGCGCGCGCTGGCCGCGCTCGCGAGCGGTGACCCGGCGACCGCGCGCAGCTGGGCCGGGCGCGCGGAACGGCGGTTTCGCCGCCGGGGCAACGAAACCTGGGCCGCGGTCGCGCAGCTGACCGCGTTGCGCGCGGACTTCGCGGCCGGACGGCGGATCGCCCGCGTCGCCGCGGAAGCCACCGCGCTGGCCGGCCGGCTCACCGGGCTGGGCCTGCGCAACGACGCCGAAATCGCGGCGCTGCTGGCCGCGCGGGCCCGGATCGCGCTCGGCGACCTCGACGGCGCCCGTGCCGGCATCGCCCCGCGCGACCGCCGGGCCGCGCCGCTGGAAAACCGGCTGGTGCGGCGGCTCGCGCTGGCCGAACTCGGCGCGGCGACCGGCCACCGGCGCGTGACGTTCGCGAACGCGCGCGCCGGGCTCGCCCAGCTGCAGCGGCACCGCAGCCGGTTCGGCAGCGTCGACCTGCAGACCGCGACGACGTCGCTGGGCAAGGAACTCGCCGACGCCGGCCTCGCCGCCGCGCTCGCCCAGCGTTCGCCGGGGGTGGTGTTCCGGTGGCTCGACCGCTCCCGCGCGCAGGCGTTCCGGTTCCGGCCGGTGCGCCCGCCCGCGCACCCCGAGACCGTCGACGCCGTCGCCGAGCTGCGGTACCTCTCGATGCAGATCCGCGCGGGCGAGCTGGCCGGGAAGCCGGACGCCCAAGCCGTGAAGCGCTGTGCCGCGCTGGAACGGGAAATCCGCGCCAAGGGCTGGCAGGCCGAGGGCACCGACGAGGACCACCCCGAGGCGAAGCTGCGCGAGATCGGCGACGAGCTGGCCGGCACCGGCAGCGCGATGGTCTGCTTCCTCGACGACCACGGCGCGTTGTGCGCGCAGGTGATCGCGAACCACCGGGTGGCGCTGATCGAGCTCGGCCCGGCGTCGGCGGTCGCCGAACCGGTCGCGCGGCTGCACAGCGACCTCGACGCGTTGTGCGGGCGCCAGCTCCCGCCGCAGCTCGACCGGGTCATCCGCCGGTCGGTGCGCACGCAGGTGATCGCGCTCGACGCGATCCTGCTGGCGCCGCTGGCGGCGCGGCTGGGTGACCTCGACGTCGTCGTCGTGCCGACCGGCGCGCTGTCGGCGATCCCGTGGGGGCTGCTGCCGACGTTGCGCGGCCGCCCGGTGACGGTCACGCCGTCCTCGTCCGCCTGGCTCGACGCGGGCCGCCGTCCCCGGCGCGCGGGCGGGGCGCCGCTGCTGGTCGCGGGCTCGGACCTGACCCACGCGGAGACCGAGATCTCGTCGCTGGCGCCGTTGTACCCGGAGGCGGAGGTGCTGACCGGCCCGGACGCGACGGTCGCGGCGACGCTCAAGGCGTTCGACGGCTGCCGGCTCGCCCACTTCGCCGCGCACGGTCACCACGAGCAGGAGAACGTGCTGTTCTCGCGGCTCAACCTCGCCGACGGGCCGTTGATGGCCTACGACGTCCAGCAGCTCGCGACGGCGCCGGAGCAGGTGGTGCTGTCGTCGTGCGACGTCGGCCAGGCCGTCGTCCGCGCGGGCGACGAGGTCCTCGGCTTCACGGCGGCGCTGCTCTACGGCGGCAGCCGCACGGTGGTCTCGAGCGTGGCGCGGGTCGACGACCGGACGGCGGGCGGCGTGATGCTCGCGTTCCACACCGCGCTCGCGGCCGGGACGCCGCCGGCGCGGGCCCTGGCGGACGCGGCCACGGCGGAACCGCTGATGCCGTTCGTCTGCTTCGGTCGCAGCTGA
- a CDS encoding IclR family transcriptional regulator: MGAERGLENSGTLERGLAVLEHVGRHQEISTNAIARQLGLSRSAAYRIVGTLKNLEYLEADQITGRVRLGTRLVELGARAMAATDLHRCAPRYLASLAERSGETTYLAVPDNDTMVYVATERSASAVTLACRLGTRRPQHATSLGKAWLAALPEPDRAERVRRMKLDSLTLKTIIDPHRLLDELARTSRRGWAIDEVENEPDVGCVAAAVRDHSGRPIAAISIAGPAPRVLRRLDELGASVAGTAAALSLRLGFVRSRPA; the protein is encoded by the coding sequence GTGGGAGCGGAGCGCGGGCTGGAAAACAGCGGAACTCTCGAACGCGGGCTCGCGGTGCTGGAGCACGTGGGCAGGCACCAGGAGATTTCCACCAATGCGATCGCGCGGCAACTGGGGCTTTCCCGCAGTGCCGCGTACCGGATCGTCGGCACCCTGAAGAACCTCGAGTACCTCGAAGCCGACCAGATCACCGGCCGCGTCCGGCTCGGGACGCGCCTGGTCGAACTCGGCGCCCGCGCGATGGCGGCGACCGACCTGCACCGGTGCGCGCCGCGGTACCTCGCGTCGCTCGCGGAACGCTCGGGCGAGACGACCTACCTCGCCGTGCCGGACAACGACACGATGGTCTACGTCGCCACCGAACGCAGCGCCAGCGCCGTGACGCTCGCCTGCCGCCTCGGCACGCGGCGCCCGCAGCACGCGACGTCGCTCGGGAAGGCGTGGCTCGCCGCGCTGCCGGAGCCCGACCGCGCCGAGCGCGTCCGCCGGATGAAGCTGGATTCGCTGACGCTGAAGACGATCATCGACCCGCACCGCCTGCTCGACGAGCTCGCGCGCACCAGCAGGCGGGGATGGGCGATCGACGAGGTGGAGAACGAGCCGGACGTCGGCTGCGTGGCGGCCGCGGTCCGCGACCATTCGGGACGGCCGATCGCCGCCATCAGCATCGCCGGACCGGCGCCGCGGGTGTTGCGCCGCCTCGACGAGCTCGGCGCCTCGGTGGCCGGGACCGCGGCGGCGCTGTCGCTGCGGTTGGGGTTCGTGCGGAGCCGGCCCGCCTGA
- a CDS encoding YciI family protein, protein MRFMVIVKTNEQTDGKAPSAELLAEMGKFNEEMVKAGVLLAGEGLTPSSEGARVVFDGTEAPKVVDGPFTESKELVGGFWILQCRDREECVEWIKRMPNPEGEHGEVEIRRVAEASDFENMTPEVAELEGRLRAQSAQGA, encoded by the coding sequence GTGCGGTTCATGGTGATCGTCAAGACGAACGAGCAGACCGACGGCAAGGCCCCCAGCGCCGAGTTGCTGGCCGAGATGGGGAAGTTCAACGAGGAGATGGTCAAGGCCGGCGTCCTGCTGGCGGGCGAGGGGCTCACGCCGAGCTCGGAAGGCGCCCGCGTCGTCTTCGACGGGACCGAGGCCCCCAAGGTCGTCGACGGTCCGTTCACCGAGTCGAAGGAGCTCGTCGGCGGCTTCTGGATCCTCCAGTGCCGCGACCGCGAAGAGTGCGTCGAGTGGATCAAGCGGATGCCGAACCCCGAGGGCGAGCACGGCGAGGTCGAGATCCGGCGCGTCGCCGAGGCGTCCGACTTCGAGAACATGACGCCCGAGGTCGCGGAGCTGGAAGGGCGGCTCCGCGCGCAGAGCGCCCAGGGGGCCTGA
- a CDS encoding YciI family protein — protein MRFLVMVKATPESEAPGFQVPADELAAMSKFNARLLDEGRIVLAEGLTSSAEGVRVVFEGDAEPKVIDGPFAETKELIAGFWVLNGESVEDIVALMKQAPNPDAKGGVLEIRPLAE, from the coding sequence ATGCGGTTCCTGGTGATGGTCAAGGCCACTCCCGAGTCCGAGGCGCCCGGGTTCCAGGTGCCGGCCGACGAGCTGGCCGCGATGTCGAAGTTCAACGCGCGGCTGCTGGACGAGGGCCGGATCGTGCTGGCCGAGGGACTCACCTCCAGCGCCGAAGGCGTCCGCGTCGTCTTCGAAGGGGATGCCGAGCCGAAGGTCATCGACGGGCCGTTCGCGGAGACGAAGGAGCTGATCGCCGGGTTCTGGGTGCTCAACGGCGAGTCGGTCGAGGACATCGTCGCGCTGATGAAGCAGGCGCCGAACCCGGACGCGAAGGGTGGCGTGCTGGAGATCCGGCCCCTCGCCGAGTAG
- a CDS encoding maleylpyruvate isomerase N-terminal domain-containing protein, protein MTVEQWESVRAALPEVGGRFADLVASVPDAHANSLGEWSIAETASHVGMIALMYTAMIRGDGGPLPLPGLEEPIDSASVDTISRMNALALELYPERDPVRLAERLRADVAEVLLVSADLDPEKPVWWLGGSRVPVAGVLAHLVNEMLLHGLDIARALRRPWPVPARYEAMFLELFLFGMVRNDMGRLLDDATPSPRRIAVEFRSAYTKPGVLALQHGRLRFEEPDGTADVRLRFDPAVLVPMMFGRISKPRAVLTGGVRITGRRPWLLPEFLRTVRMP, encoded by the coding sequence GTGACGGTCGAACAGTGGGAGTCGGTGCGCGCAGCCCTGCCGGAGGTCGGCGGCCGGTTCGCGGACCTGGTGGCGAGCGTGCCGGACGCGCACGCGAACTCGCTCGGCGAGTGGTCGATCGCCGAAACCGCGTCGCACGTCGGGATGATCGCGCTGATGTACACGGCGATGATCCGCGGCGACGGCGGCCCGCTGCCGCTGCCGGGCCTCGAAGAGCCGATCGACTCGGCGAGCGTCGACACGATCTCGCGGATGAACGCGCTCGCCCTCGAGCTCTACCCCGAGCGCGACCCGGTCCGCCTGGCCGAGCGGCTGCGCGCGGACGTCGCCGAAGTGCTGCTGGTCAGCGCGGACCTCGACCCGGAGAAGCCGGTGTGGTGGCTGGGCGGCTCGCGCGTTCCGGTGGCGGGCGTCCTCGCGCACCTGGTCAACGAGATGCTGCTGCACGGCCTCGACATCGCCCGCGCGCTCCGGCGGCCGTGGCCGGTCCCGGCGCGGTACGAGGCGATGTTCCTGGAGCTGTTCCTGTTCGGCATGGTCCGCAACGACATGGGCCGCCTGCTCGACGACGCGACGCCGTCCCCGCGCCGGATCGCGGTCGAATTCCGCTCGGCGTACACGAAGCCGGGGGTGCTGGCGCTGCAGCACGGCCGGCTCCGCTTCGAGGAGCCGGACGGCACGGCGGACGTCCGCCTGCGCTTCGACCCGGCGGTCCTGGTCCCGATGATGTTCGGCCGGATCTCCAAGCCCCGAGCGGTGCTGACCGGCGGCGTGCGGATCACCGGGCGGCGGCCGTGGCTGCTGCCGGAATTCCTGCGGACCGTGCGGATGCCCTAA